One Nostoc sp. CENA543 genomic window, TTTATGAAAAAATCATTTCCCGCGATCGCTAAACTTTTAGTAGCAACTGTAGCCAGTTTTAGCTTTACTTCCCTACTCACAGACCAATCTAGCCTCGCCCAACTCGGTACAGTAGATGCAGGTGGTAATAATACCGATCAACAAAATAACGTTGACTTTAGCAACGGCAATTTCAATATGTTCGACTTAATTCACCGCGCCCAGTTCGGTACAAGTTCTTGGAACGCCGATCAGCAAGGGCAACAAATTGATGAAGCCGCTAAAGCTTTTAGAGAAAGACAAAATCGAGCCAATCAGAATAATCAACCACAAGGACAAATACTTCCTTTACCAGTTATTAATACCCCCAGTTCCGCAGAACCAGGGGTAAACCAAGGTAATCAATAATAGTGATGAATTTTGAGTGCTGAGTTTTGAGTGAAGAAATTACTTAGCACTCTTTTGTGAAAAAGTTTCCTGATCTGAGATTACTAAATCAAGTGTCTCTACTTTAATTAATTAACCACTCACCACTCACCACTCACCACTCAGCACTTAATTAAGTCCCAAAGCCACTAAAACATCGCTAGCGTGGGTAGCTGTGTTGACAGCAGCATCAACATGAGCAATTTTGCCTTGGGCATCAATAACGTAGGTGACACGCTTGGCATAACCACCGCCATCAACATCGTAAGCTTTGATGATCGAGTGGTCGGTATCAGCCAATAAAGGGAAATTCAAATTATATTTTTGGGTAAATGCTTGATGGGAAACTTCATCATCAGCACTGACTCCCAGCACCACAATATCCTTGCCTTGATAATCGTCTTTGGCATCCCGGAAGCTACAAGCCTGCTTAGTGCAGCCTGGGGTGTCATCTTTGGGATAGAAATATAAAACAACGGTCTTTCCAGCAAAATCAGATAACGAGACGGTGTTACCGTTGGTATCTTTGACGGTAAATGCAGGTGCATCTGTACCAACCGCTAAAGGCATAATGAACCCTTCCTGTTTTAGATTGTTGATGACTTTGAAATTTTACAATAATTTACAATGATTTCATGACATAAATGTAAAAACTCAAGGGAAGGAAAATATCTTTCCCATGCCCAAACATCACAATATGGTTAACTCACAAAACTCCAAAGTATTGACCTATCAGCCCAGCAGCATCAAAAGAGCCGAAAAATCGCTGATTTGTTCTCCCTTCAAAATCAAATTATTTGAAACCATGCGCCATCAGAGTATCGCCTTGAGTGCGATCGCCACAGAAAATGGTGTAAAAAATGGTTACACTCAACAACCCCTCTCAGAGTTAGCCTGTGATGACGCTTTGGGTTGGTTAATTCAAGTCGGGATGTTAAGGCGCGAAGTCGATGGACAGGGGATTACAGATAGTTTTCGCCTCACACCCCTGGGTCATCAACTACTGGAAAAATACCAAAGTCAAGACCTACCTACAGCTTCCTGGAGCGATCGCTTGTCTAATGCTATGATTCGTTGGCTCAGAATTCCCTTTTAGCTAAATCAACTCTCCAAAAGTTAGGATTCAGTATCTATAGGGAACAATATATACGGAAAGACATCAACCCATTTATCAATTCTTTATCAATTTCGTCCCAGGAAATTGCCGGAATTGTTAAGCTGGGTTGCATATTTGCTTTAACTTAAGGCAGAATACTTGCTCTCGTTCTACGATGGGCATTGGGCATGAGTCATTGACACCAGGTCAATCCTCACACTCATGCAAATTTATGTTATCAAGAATTACGCATTAATATTATCCCCTGATTGTGAGTAAGTAACAGTGGCTATGAAATCTATTATGGTGGTGGGGACAACTTCCCACGCAGGGAAATCACTGATAACTACAGCTATTTGTCGAATTTTGTCGCGGCGTGGCTGGCGAGTAGCCCCCTTTAAAGGACAAAATATGGCTTTAAATGCTTATGTCACAGCCAATGGGGGAGAAATCGGTTACGCGCAGGCGGTACAAGCCTGGGCTGCGGGGGTAATTCCTTGGGTAGAAATGAACCCGATTTTGCTCAAACCCCAAGGAGATATGACTTCCCAGGTAATTATGCGGGGGAGATATGTCGGTAAAGTCAATGCTGCCGATTACTATGAACAGTATTTTGAAATGGGTTGGCGAGCCATTGAAGAATCTTTACAACATTTAAGTACAGAATTTGATGTCATCGTTTGTGAAGGTGCTGGTAGTCCCGCAGAAATTAACCTCAAGCACCGCGACTTAACTAATATGCGGGTAGCAAAACACTTAAATGCACCCACAATCTTAGTAGTAGATATTGACCGTGGAGGAGCATTTGCCCACGTTGTCGGCACACTTGAGCTACTCGAACCAGACGAACGGCAATTAATTAAAGGTATAGTAATTAACAAGTTCCGAGGACAGCGATCGCTTTTAGAACCCGGAATCAAATGGTTAGAAGAACGGACAAAAATTCCGGTAATTGGTGTCATTCCTTACCTCCAAGAATTATTCCCCGCCGAAGATTCTCTAGATTTACTAGAACGTAAACCAGCAAAAGCCCACACAGATATCAATATCAGTGTGGTGCGCTTACCCAGAATTTCCAACTTTACCGATTTTGACCCCTTAGAATCAGAACCCACAGTTTCCGTCAAATACATTAGTCCCAAGCACGATTTAGGACATCCAGACGCAGTAATTATTCCAGGGACAAAAACTACAATTGCGGATTTAATCATTCTGCAAAAAAGTGGTATGGCAGAAGCAATTCAACACTATGCCGCCTCTGGTGGTACAGTGTTAGGGATTTGTGGCGGCTACCAAATTCTTGGACAAATCATCGCCGATCCTGAAGGGGTAGAGGGACAAGCCGGTCGATATCAAGGTTTAAATCTCTTACCGATTAAGACCGTGATTACAGGGCAAAAAATCGCCCGTCAGCGTCAAGTTAGCTCCAATTTCCCCCAAATGGGACTACCTGTAATTGGTTTTGAAATTCATCAAGGGCGATCGCGTGTAGACATTCCCAGCGATAATCAAGGCTATCAACCTTTATTTGATGATGCTAACTTAGGATTGGTAGATAAATGTCAATCAGTGTGGGGAACATATCTCCACGGACTATTTGACAATGGCCCCTGGCGACGCGCTTGGCTCAATCGTCTGCGTCAACAACGCGGCTTGAAATCCTTACCCACAGGGGTCGCCAACTACCGAGAACAACGAGAGCAGATGTTAGATAATCTGGCTAGCGAAATTGAAAATCATTTAGATTTAACGCCCTTTTTGTCGTAGTTAGGCTAAATTGCATGAGTGTTGTTGTCCGTTTTTTACCAGATGATGTCACCATTAACGCTGAGGTAGGAGAACCCCTGTTAGATGTAGCAGATAGAGCCGGGGTTTTCATTCCTACTGGGTGTTTAATGGGGACTTGTCACGCTTGCACGGTAGAACTAGACGACGGCGACACCATTCGCGCTTGCATCACCTCTGTACCACCGCAAGCAGAACTTACCATTCATTTATTTAGTGACCCAACTTGGTAGTTTTGGTTTTGTTCAAGATTTGGATAGAGTGGCATTGAAATCACTATGATTAAGTTTTTATGCCCAAGAAAATCCGAGAATTGAAACAAATGCTCCGCCAAATTGGTTTTACAGAATTGCCAGGAAAAGGAAGCCATACCAACTGGGTACACCCTTTGTATCCTGGAAAAATTACAATTTCAGGTAAAGATGGAGCAGATGCTAAACGCTACCAAGAACAGGAAATAAGGCAAGCAATAGAGATAGTTGAGGGAAATCAACAAAATGAGTAAGATTAAATACCAAATGGTTATTCAGTGGTCTGAAGAAGATAATTGCTTTCTCGTAGGATTACCTGACTTTCCTGGACAACGCTGGCGCACTCATGGAGATACGTATGAGTTAGCGGTAGCAAACGGTATTGAAGCTTTAGAGTCTTTGATTATTGCTTATGAAACTGCGGGTGAACCACTACCAGAACCAGCCGTATGTTCTGTTACTTAGATTTTTTATACTTAATAAGTGTGCTGGGTCTGATAGTTCGACCCAACCCACAAACTTGATTTCACCAATCTCAGCTAATTAAGAAGAGGCTGAATTTGCTTTAGCGTTTAAAGCATACTCTTTAAACCTTTCTAAATCGGCTTGAATCGTTGATTCTACGGCTCGACCTAAAAATAGGTTATCCATGATTTTGCCCAAAATCCCAGGAATAGCATAGGAAACTGTCATTTTCACGATGCTACTACCGTGGCGATCGTAAAAGCGAATCGCTCCTTGATTTGGTAAACCATCGATTGATTCCCATTGAATAATTTGATGGGGGACAGTTTTCAGGATGCGGGATTTCCAGGTAAATTCCAGTCCGCCTGTGTTTAATTTCCACAGAGAAACATCTGGGTTATCAGGGGGAATTTTCACAGAATCTATCCATTTCATCCACTTCGGCATTTGCTCTAGGTCAGACCACAAGCCCCAGACTAAATCAATGGGGGCTTCGACTTCAACCTGTACGCTATGTTCTAGCCAATCAGCCATTATTTTTCGATGTTTAGATTTAACTCTATTGTTTAATATTTTCGAGAATGACTTTGGCGGCGCGTCTGCCAGAAATTGTTGCCCCTTCCATGCTATCAATGTAGTCTTGTTGAGTGTAACTACCTGCGAGGAAGAAATTAGGCACTGGAGTTTTTTGGTCAGGACGATACACATCCATTCCTGGGGCTTCGCGATATAAAGATTGAGCCAATTTAACGACGCTATACCAAGTCATATTTAATTCCCGTGATGAGGGGAATAATTCATGGACTTGTTTGAGGACGTGTTGGGCGATCGCTTCGTTACTTTCCTTAATAAAGGGATCTCCTGGTGTCAGCACTAGCTGTAATAATGACCCCTGCCCCGGACGATAATAATCACTAGGACTAGTCAAGGCTAAATCCGCAAAGCAGGAAAAATCAGCATCAGCCGTATACAGTAAATTATCTAGCCCTGCTGCTTCCTGGAGTTGTTTACGCTTTTCCCCATCTTGCAGTTCTGTCACCCAACCATCAAACCGTAACTGTACTGTGGCAACTGGGACTGCTTCTAGTTTATAAATATTGTCAAATTCTGACCATTTGCGCCATTGTTGGGGTAAAATTCGCTGAATTCCTGGGACATCACAAGCGCATAGATAAGCATCCGCAGTGATTAATTCTGTCGTGTCTCCTTGGGCAACTACTAAGCCAGTGACGTGGGTTTGTCCATCCACTTCCGTAAACTGAATTTCTCGGACTTGACGACGTGTATAAACTTGTGTGCCTCTATCTGCTAAGTATTTGAGAATGGGTTTGTGGAGATATTCATCAGGAGAACCTTCCAACATTCGCAGTACAGAAGCTTCGCTGCGGACTGCAAAAAATTGAAAGATAGTTAACATACAACGGGCGGAAATATTTTCGCAGTCGATGAATCCCAAGGCGTAAGCAATGGGATTCCACATCCTTTTGATACTGCCTTCACTACCGCCGTGACTGCGAAACCAGTCAGCAAAACTGACTTTATCTAAGTTGCGGATAGTTCTCATTGCTCCGTCAAAGTCTACTAGTCCTCGCACAATCGGACTGGTTCCGAGAGCGATCGCATTTTGTAGCTTATCCTGTAACGAGAGTTGAGAAGTGGTGAAAAATGCTTTTAACCCATTAAAAGGCGCGCCTGTAAAGAAACGAAAGTCTAACGCACCGGTGCGCCCACCTTTATTGATAAAAGTGTGGGTGTGTTCTTTGAGGCGTAAACTTGACAACGCCCCGACTTTATTCATGAGTTCAAACAGTTGGTAGTAGCACCCGAAAAATACGTGCAACCCCATTTCTACGTGGTTGCCATCACCATCAATCCAACTACCGACTTTACCCCCAACAAACGGACGGGACTCAAAAATTTGGACTTCGCAGCCTGCATCAGCTAAATCCACTGCGGTTGCTAGCCCAGCCAATCCCGCACCTACAATTGCAACGCGCATTCCGTCTTTCCTTTTCAGTTTCTTTACAAATTGTAACTGGGTTGGTGTCGGAATTTGCGACTTATCTCTAGCGACGTACTTTTTTGTGGGATGGCAAAGTCATGCACCTGATGATCGAAAATTTGTGTTTGTTTGGTTCTGCCGAAATTGCAGTGACTAGATTCTCTACACCTAAAGCGTGTATTTGCCACTAAAAAAACTTTTGTCAAAAGTTGTGGACTAAAAACCCCTCTTTAGATATTTATTGAGTAGTCAAAAGATTTTTTGTCATAACATCAAAATACCTCCTATCTACTCACTTCTTTATTGTCATCTGATACAGGTAAACTTCTAATCAGTTCCCGAATTACATCAGTTGCAGGTCTACCTGTCTGTTGACAGTATTTTTCTAGTTTTTCTGCTTCCTGTGCAGCTAGATTTACAGTTATACGTTTGACGGCCCATTTTTTATTAGTCATTATCATGCTATCTGCTGTGTATTGACATCATCAAAAACAAATAAAACGACAAGGAAGACGATAAGATTATCAGAATTTGTGTCAAGAAACAAGCGATACCGTTCCCCACAAAAATATTCGTTTCGTCAAATCACTCGTCGGTTTTTCAAGAAACATCAGAAACTGCTTACAGTTGGAGAAAGGGTAATAGGGAAAACTTCCTTTTCAAAAAAACTTGAGATGTAGATAACTTAATTCCCAGGACGCAAGTTGCCATATGAATTTGATTTAGTCATGTGACATTCAAAAAAGTCTCCAAAGTGGTAATTTATTCAAAAATTCGACCTTTTCTCTGCTTTAAATTCACAAATGAATCTCAAAAAAATGTCTGACATCAATAATCAATGACAGCTGATATCTAGAAGTATGTCAATGGAAAACATGAACTTCTGGCTGTTTATAAGCTGGGATTAAAGAAGCAGCGTTTCCTGAGATTTTCTTTACTCAACTATCTCACTGCATTGACTAATGACAATGCTAGATAAAATTTTCCTGTTAATTAATCACAACAAAAATCATCCCTGAAATGATTTTGTTTAAGCTACTTTGATGTTTAAATTGGTAATTTGTCATCATTCTGCTGACAATTTTTACCATGATGTAAATTATGATGAAACATAATTACAGCTATTTCAGATAGATTTAACTAGCAGAAATGTTTTGATTTTTTCAAAAAATTGCTGAAACTGTTTAAGTTTTGTTCCCGTTCTTTTTAGCAAGGAATCACAATTATTTGTGACTTAAAGGAAATAGTTATCTATGAATGATAATTCCACTTTCATCTATAACCAGATTTGTGATATGCTTTGCCCGCAATCATGACATATTCACCACCTTAGTATTTGTTAATTTCTTGACATTTACATGAGGCATTTATGAGTTGTATTACGGCTATTATATCCAGATTACTATGATTTTGGAGAATCTTTACCCAAAGGATAAAGTAGCTTTTTATGCTTTATAAAAACTCTATGAAACTCTGATAATTTTACCTAAAATTTTGATTAATCTTGTTGACAAACACCAATCAATATAATCAATAACAATAGGCATGATGCTACTGTTTATTAAACTTGCTGAAATACCCATGAAAAATAGCTGACGATATTCAGGTATGAATACAGGATATATTTTCACTTTCTTAAGTTACCCAGGTATTTGCAATAAATCACAACTAAATAGCGAATTTATAAAATTTTAATAAATCAAACAAGTAATTCATAAATGGAGCAAGCAATGATGAAGAGGGAGAAATGTAGGCGTAACAGCATTGCTACTGTAGTCAAAGCTTACTGGCTAACTTAAAAAAGAGTGATAAGAGAAAATTGGGGGTTTTATAACCGATTTCAATGGTGTTTACCCGCGACTGGAAACGTTAAATCAATGGAACGGCATAGAGGTTGTTTTAAAGCTAGTTGACCATCTTAGGAAAAATAAAAACTACCCAGTTTGATGAAAAACTGAGTTTGTCTTTAAATTCGACGTTATGACGGATACAGAAGCAGATTGTTTCCCCTATCAGGGACTTACAAATAAAAAAATATACAATCAACCGCTTTGGTAAGGAGAGAGAATTTTGATAGAAGGCTTCTCCGTTCATAACTTCCCTGCGGGACGCTACGCGAACGGAGGGGAGCAGGGGGAGCAGGGAAGTAAAAATTCAATGAAAATATTTGTTCTGACTCATGGAATAATTGATTTTCTAGAAGTTCCTAAGCATCTCAAAAAGCAGATTTCTTAACCAGATGCAATAACTTCTAATCCTGAAAGGATGTTGAGAAATTAGCGATAAAGACTAAATTAATTCACGCTATTTTATATTGTGTGACACAGCTATAGGAACCCGCTTTGATTCGGTGAAATCATTTGCTTAGGAAGGGAACAAGGAACGGGGAACGGGGAACTGTTAAGAAGGAATAAAAGTGTACCTAGCTTCGCACAAATCAAATATGAGTCCTATAGTTTGATTTTCACCGACCTAAGTAGCCGTCATGAACTGCGTATACAAGAAAACATGAAAAAGTCTTTCCCTTACACCCTTACACCTCTATACCCCTACACCCCTTTTTCAAGTCAGAACGACTGCAACAACCAAAACTATGTCCAATAGTGTAAAAATACTAGGATTCAGTTCTGTGTTGTTAGCTATAGCGCGAAGTTTCGCCAATGCTGAGTAAACATCCCAGTTCTGTCCACTGTATGGAAGCAGAGGAAAATATCAACACTCACTGTGAGGTAACACTTAAGTTTGTAAGCGATTCCTGACTTAGTTAATTATTCCAGTTGAAATTGAGGCATGAGTTGGAGAGTACCAATACCTAAATCTTTGGGTGAGAGCGATCGCGCTTCAAATAAAGCCATCATATCTCGCAATTGGGGATTACCACGGGAAGCACCCGTTAAACCTTTGGCAATGATTAACCCGCAATAGCCTTTGGTATTCTTACACCGTTGATTCCATTTTTTCCGCGCTTCCACATGGATGGGATCTGCATCTAGAAATTCCCCAAACAGAAACAATTCACCGTTATGAGTTTGTAATAAACCTAAATCATAGCGATCGCCATCAAAAGGATCAGCACCAGGATTAAAGCAAATAGCTTTGAGTCCGCCGGTCGCTTCTAGAGTTTCTATCACAGTTTTGGCTTTGGGGCGGGAGGTTTGGATTAAAATGACGGGTAATCCATCCCCCACCGCTTTAATTTCCCCAGCTTGGTGATAAGTTACACCTTTTCTGAGAAACTCTAACATTTCCCAAGAAATTACTCCCAAGCTGAGAAAAGAATCTTCTGGGATTAAGTCATCTCGCAAGGAACGGAACAGAGATGAACCGAGATCCTCTTCATCTTCCTCTGAAATAGATAACTCTGCCATTTCCTCTAATTCGGTGGCGAGTTGTGGCATAGTCGAAATGGTAACTGGAACTAATTTAGTTCCTTCCCGCGCTTCCGGTAAAGAAATACGATAGCGATGACTCAGACTGGGGAAATCGTCTGCATGAAGTTGATGTCGATGGTCACGAATAAACCGAGAAAGACTCTCTAAAGCTAGAAATATAACTACTGCATCTTCCTCATACAAGACAGACCGTAAGCCTTCTAGGGGGTGAATTGTCCCGAAGGTCGGGTCAATCTCTGATAAAGCTAAGTCAGCTAAATCATCAAATTCATCTTCTTCCTCGGTATCATCCTCACGCTCAAAGGTGAGAAATAAACAATCTTGCTTGAGAAAAGCTTCTTCTAAGTGTCCTTGAGAATCATCATCCTGCAAGACTGCGGCGCGAAATCGCTTCAGGGACTCTTCGGAGCGGTAAAATAAAATCCCATACTCCATGCCCAACATGCCCATGACTGAGGCATAGAGTGTACCAATATCCCACTTATTGATTTCAATAGATAATATCTGTTGTTCTTCTAAAAATTCCCAAGGAGCTGCTTGCCAAATGGCAAATGCTTTTTCGTGTAAGACTTGGGCATATTGTGGCGGTAAATCGGGGACTTGATTATCGATAATTTCTGCAAATCCGCGAAAGAGTTCATCAATTAAAGGTAGTTCTGGTGCGTAATCAATGGCGATGTCTAAATCTTGCAGTACGCCACGTAAATAAAACTGAATTTCGCGGTCTTTGACAACAATTCTTTGAGGTCTAGCAGGTTTAGCGGGACTGTGGGGATTTTCCATTGCTCGCATTAAAGTGCGAACTATTGCTTCCGGGCCAGTTTCAGGAGAGATGACATCCATCCCCCTCACCATACCTTGTGAACCATCTACCCAAAGAATACATTCTCCCTTACCTTCAGAGTGGGGGTGCGGAGTAGGTGATGACAACGGACGGCGATCGCCCTCCCATACAGAAGGAATTTGGGTTAATTTCTTCAACCGACGACTGGTAGAGCGATTAAAACTTGTCATAGAGTGAGTTAACCAAAAGAAGCAATATATTAAGTAACCTTTAGGGAATGGCTAGCCATGAATCACTGTTTCTTGGCTTGGCCTGAAGGTGTTAGGGACTCAAGTTGTCACAGGGATGGATGTATCTCTAAAAAAATACCGAATCTCTAAACACACCGAGTCTCTCAATTCTAGAATAAAAACCTTTGGCTGCTTTTAACGGAGTGTTTACAATTGGCAATTTGCGGCACCATTCTCGCTAGAATATATACAAAAATTGCTAGACAATCCAAATTTTTAAGGAGTCGGAAAAGCGGATGACACAAGCAACTCAATCTCAACAGCGTGGCATACAGTTGAGTGAAGCAGCTCTACGCCAAGTCAAGTCCCTCCAGGAAAAGCAAGGTCAGGACTTATGCTTGCGAGTGGGAGTCCGGCAAGGAGGCTGCTCTGGAATGTCTTATATGATGGACTTTGAACAAGAAAGTCAGATTACTGAACATGACGATGTGTTTGATTACGACGGCTTTAAGATAGTTTGCGATAAAAAAAGCTTGTTGTATCTTTATGGCTTAATGCTTGATTATAGCGATGCCATGATTGGCGGTGGTTTTCAATTCACCAATCCCAATGCTAGCCAGACCTGTGGGTGTGGTAAATCGTTTGGTGTGTAATCAATAGTTCATAGTTTATAGTCTCACAGTCTAATTTGGCAGAATTTTGACTGTAGACTCTTGACTTATGATTATGATTAGCTATTGATTGCCCATTGATTAATTTTATATGACTCAAACAGTAGAATCCCTGTTTGACACAGGTTTAGAACGTTATAAAGCTGGAGAAGCGGCGGCTGATTTAATCCCCGTGTTTAAAGAGGTATGCGATCGCTCTCCTAAAGCTAGTGCAGCTTGGATTTGTCTTGCGTGGTTATATCTCCTCGAAGATAAACCCAGTTCTGCACTCAAGGCTGCCCAAAAAGCAGTTAAATTAAATCCTCAAGATCCTCAAGCGAGAGTTAATCTGGTTTTGGCTATGCTGGAAACTAACCAGAAAGGCGTTAGACAACACATTGATATTGCTAACCAATTGATGCTGGTGAATACAGAATGGCGCGAGGAAATTCAAAAGAGTATTGAAGATGGGTTCAGCAGAAAACCCGATTGGCAAAGTTTAGCCAAAGTTAAAGCCTGGATTTTAGGCGAATAAACGTTGAAAAGGCAAAAGGTAAAAGGCAATAGGTAAAAATAAACAATCTTTTTTTTACTTTTACCGTTTTACTTCTTTTTCAATTCCCTAATGAAAGAAAAAATGTAAAACTCTTTTCTTTTTACTTTTGCCTTTTTACTTTTTACTTATTTTTCTAGTTTCTACTTGCTTATGAAAGAAAAACTGTTAAATTGGCTTAACTTGATTTTAGTGGCGGATGTGTTTTTAGTGTTGTTTGGGTTTGCTTGGTTTGCGATCGCGGTTATGGGTGACGCAAGTGGAGTTAATCTAGGTTTAGATTTATGGCATCAACTTTGGCAACCTGTATTTAACCCAGCCATTGGTATTTTGATGGGTGGCGCGCTACTAAGTGGTTTAATTAGTTGGGTGTCGAAAAAGTTTAGTTCTAGTCAATAGTCATTAGTCAATAGTCATTAGTCAATAGTCATTAGTCAACAGTCATTAGTTAAATATCTTTTTAATTTTTAACCCGTGAAAACTTTGCCTACGGTGAGAGTCTTTTCTTTAACTCAGCTTCCAATTGTTCGCCTGTACTAACTACTACTCTATTTGATTTAGCTCTAATAATAGTCAAATAGTGTTGAAAGGCTTCTTCGTCTTGAGGATGACTCTTTACATACTCCCGTAACTCGGCTTCGGTTAATTCTCGATAACTTAAATCGCTCATTACATAATTTCCTCTCCGTTACTCAAAATCTCCACTAGGATAGTTTGGCCTATAAGTACAACTATTCTCTGCGATCGCGTGTCGTATCGAGTCAACTCGATTGTTTGTAATAAGTTGCTTACTCGCACACATAAATCATAAAAGGCTTTTAATTGTTCAATTGTAGGTTCAGACATCCTAATACAATGTGCCTTTGTAATTAGATTTAAGGGAAAATTGCCTTGAAATTCAGCGCATTTGCACTATTGACTATTGACTATTGACTATTGACTATTGACTCTACTTCACAATATCCTTGAGTGCTGGTTGTAGGTTGGTGTATTGATACTCAAAACCAGATTCCAAAGTCCTTTTTGGTAATACTTGTTGTCCTTCTAACACCACAATCGCACCATCTCCTAACAATGCTTCTAAAGCAAAACCAGGAACGGGCAGCCAAGAGGGACGATTCATTACTTGACCTAAAGTTTGACTTAAATCATTCATACGTACAGGTTTGGGCGCAGTAGCATTATATACGCCTTCCATTTCTGGTTTTGTCAAGGACTGCACAATCAAATTGACTAAATCATCTACATGAATCCAGGAAAACCATTGTCTACCGCTACCAATCGGCCCCCCTGCAAAAAGTTTAAAGGGAGTCAGCATTTTTGCTAAAGCACCACCTAGTCCTAAGACAATCCCCAGGCGCAAAATTACCAACCTAACACCAGTGTCTTTGACTTTCCGCGCTTCTGTTTCCCAGGCTTGACAAACTTGAGCGAGAAAATCTGTTCCCGATGCACTATCTTCATCGAAAGCAGCAGTTTCGCTAGTACCGTAGTAACCAATAGCAGAAGCGTTAACTAACACACTAGGTTTAGGATTAGCTTTGGCGATGGCTTCGACGATTTTTTGTGTTACGACTTGACGACTATTGAGGATTTCTTGTTTTTCTTGTTCTGTCCAACGTTTTTCGGCTATGGGTTCGCCGGC contains:
- a CDS encoding peroxiredoxin; its protein translation is MPLAVGTDAPAFTVKDTNGNTVSLSDFAGKTVVLYFYPKDDTPGCTKQACSFRDAKDDYQGKDIVVLGVSADDEVSHQAFTQKYNLNFPLLADTDHSIIKAYDVDGGGYAKRVTYVIDAQGKIAHVDAAVNTATHASDVLVALGLN
- a CDS encoding type II toxin-antitoxin system HicA family toxin translates to MPKKIRELKQMLRQIGFTELPGKGSHTNWVHPLYPGKITISGKDGADAKRYQEQEIRQAIEIVEGNQQNE
- the zds gene encoding 9,9'-di-cis-zeta-carotene desaturase, producing the protein MRVAIVGAGLAGLATAVDLADAGCEVQIFESRPFVGGKVGSWIDGDGNHVEMGLHVFFGCYYQLFELMNKVGALSSLRLKEHTHTFINKGGRTGALDFRFFTGAPFNGLKAFFTTSQLSLQDKLQNAIALGTSPIVRGLVDFDGAMRTIRNLDKVSFADWFRSHGGSEGSIKRMWNPIAYALGFIDCENISARCMLTIFQFFAVRSEASVLRMLEGSPDEYLHKPILKYLADRGTQVYTRRQVREIQFTEVDGQTHVTGLVVAQGDTTELITADAYLCACDVPGIQRILPQQWRKWSEFDNIYKLEAVPVATVQLRFDGWVTELQDGEKRKQLQEAAGLDNLLYTADADFSCFADLALTSPSDYYRPGQGSLLQLVLTPGDPFIKESNEAIAQHVLKQVHELFPSSRELNMTWYSVVKLAQSLYREAPGMDVYRPDQKTPVPNFFLAGSYTQQDYIDSMEGATISGRRAAKVILENIKQ
- a CDS encoding M48 family metallopeptidase; its protein translation is MTQTVESLFDTGLERYKAGEAAADLIPVFKEVCDRSPKASAAWICLAWLYLLEDKPSSALKAAQKAVKLNPQDPQARVNLVLAMLETNQKGVRQHIDIANQLMLVNTEWREEIQKSIEDGFSRKPDWQSLAKVKAWILGE
- a CDS encoding SRPBCC family protein, with protein sequence MADWLEHSVQVEVEAPIDLVWGLWSDLEQMPKWMKWIDSVKIPPDNPDVSLWKLNTGGLEFTWKSRILKTVPHQIIQWESIDGLPNQGAIRFYDRHGSSIVKMTVSYAIPGILGKIMDNLFLGRAVESTIQADLERFKEYALNAKANSASS
- a CDS encoding type II toxin-antitoxin system HicB family antitoxin, producing the protein MSKIKYQMVIQWSEEDNCFLVGLPDFPGQRWRTHGDTYELAVANGIEALESLIIAYETAGEPLPEPAVCSVT
- a CDS encoding 2Fe-2S iron-sulfur cluster-binding protein, which gives rise to MSVVVRFLPDDVTINAEVGEPLLDVADRAGVFIPTGCLMGTCHACTVELDDGDTIRACITSVPPQAELTIHLFSDPTW
- a CDS encoding iron-sulfur cluster assembly accessory protein gives rise to the protein MTQATQSQQRGIQLSEAALRQVKSLQEKQGQDLCLRVGVRQGGCSGMSYMMDFEQESQITEHDDVFDYDGFKIVCDKKSLLYLYGLMLDYSDAMIGGGFQFTNPNASQTCGCGKSFGV
- the cobQ gene encoding cobyric acid synthase CobQ, with amino-acid sequence MKSIMVVGTTSHAGKSLITTAICRILSRRGWRVAPFKGQNMALNAYVTANGGEIGYAQAVQAWAAGVIPWVEMNPILLKPQGDMTSQVIMRGRYVGKVNAADYYEQYFEMGWRAIEESLQHLSTEFDVIVCEGAGSPAEINLKHRDLTNMRVAKHLNAPTILVVDIDRGGAFAHVVGTLELLEPDERQLIKGIVINKFRGQRSLLEPGIKWLEERTKIPVIGVIPYLQELFPAEDSLDLLERKPAKAHTDINISVVRLPRISNFTDFDPLESEPTVSVKYISPKHDLGHPDAVIIPGTKTTIADLIILQKSGMAEAIQHYAASGGTVLGICGGYQILGQIIADPEGVEGQAGRYQGLNLLPIKTVITGQKIARQRQVSSNFPQMGLPVIGFEIHQGRSRVDIPSDNQGYQPLFDDANLGLVDKCQSVWGTYLHGLFDNGPWRRAWLNRLRQQRGLKSLPTGVANYREQREQMLDNLASEIENHLDLTPFLS
- a CDS encoding ribbon-helix-helix protein, CopG family, whose protein sequence is MIMTNKKWAVKRITVNLAAQEAEKLEKYCQQTGRPATDVIRELIRSLPVSDDNKEVSR
- a CDS encoding Npun_F0494 family protein codes for the protein MVNSQNSKVLTYQPSSIKRAEKSLICSPFKIKLFETMRHQSIALSAIATENGVKNGYTQQPLSELACDDALGWLIQVGMLRREVDGQGITDSFRLTPLGHQLLEKYQSQDLPTASWSDRLSNAMIRWLRIPF